A genome region from Candidatus Saganbacteria bacterium includes the following:
- a CDS encoding transketolase family protein: MSRQLASTRDAYGKTLVELGKQNRDIVVLDADLACSTKTASFCKAFPDRFINCGVAEQDMISTAAGLAASGKIAFASTFAVFGAGRAWDQVRISVAYPRLNVKIVVTHGGITVGEDGATHHALEDICLMRVLPNMTVVVPADAVETEKAIRAVAQFHGPAYVRLGRSAVPVINQDKDYDFRIGKSVEFRKGKDVTLIACGIMVATALDAADILEKEGLSCRVINMHTIKPLDREAVLSAARETGAIVTAEEHSVLGGLGSAVCETVAQDFPVPVIRVGVADMFTESGSPSELLEKYGLMAKDIIDAAKKAISKKR; this comes from the coding sequence ATGAGCAGGCAGCTTGCTTCGACAAGGGATGCTTACGGAAAAACCCTTGTAGAGCTGGGGAAACAGAACAGGGACATAGTGGTCCTTGACGCAGATCTCGCGTGTTCCACAAAGACAGCGTCTTTTTGCAAGGCATTTCCCGACAGGTTCATCAACTGCGGGGTCGCGGAGCAGGACATGATCTCTACTGCCGCGGGACTTGCGGCCAGCGGAAAGATCGCGTTCGCTTCGACTTTCGCGGTATTCGGGGCGGGCCGGGCGTGGGATCAGGTCAGGATCTCGGTAGCCTATCCGAGATTGAACGTGAAGATCGTCGTCACGCACGGAGGGATCACCGTGGGCGAGGACGGGGCTACGCATCACGCGCTTGAAGATATCTGCCTGATGAGGGTGCTGCCCAATATGACGGTAGTAGTCCCGGCTGACGCGGTTGAAACGGAAAAAGCTATCCGTGCTGTCGCTCAGTTCCACGGCCCGGCATATGTCAGGCTCGGCAGGTCAGCGGTACCGGTAATAAACCAAGATAAAGATTACGATTTCAGGATAGGCAAAAGCGTCGAGTTCAGAAAAGGAAAAGACGTCACTCTCATAGCTTGCGGGATAATGGTAGCGACCGCTCTTGACGCGGCTGATATCCTCGAAAAAGAAGGGCTCTCGTGCCGGGTGATAAACATGCATACGATAAAACCGCTTGACAGAGAAGCGGTATTATCGGCCGCCAGGGAGACAGGCGCCATCGTGACAGCCGAGGAACATTCCGTATTGGGCGGGCTCGGCAGCGCGGTGTGCGAAACGGTCGCCCAGGATTTTCCCGTTCCTGTGATAAGGGTGGGTGTCGCCGATATGTTCACCGAGTCGGGTAGCCCGTCAGAACTTCTCGAAAAATACGGCCTGATGGCGAAAGACATAATAGATGCGGCAAAAAAAGCGATCTCCAAAAAAAGATAA
- a CDS encoding dCMP deaminase family protein, giving the protein MRQKKRSPKKDKPLKTAKRPTWDEYFMEITRVVAKRSACLKRNVGAVVVKEKRLLSTGYNGAPKGLAHCEAVGCIRKEMNIPSGQRHELCRGLHAEQNAIIQAAWDGVKIEGSTLYCTHQPCVICVKMMINAGIKRVVFEGDYPDDLASNMLIESGLEISRFKEVK; this is encoded by the coding sequence ATGCGGCAAAAAAAGCGATCTCCAAAAAAAGATAAACCGCTGAAGACGGCAAAACGGCCGACCTGGGACGAATATTTCATGGAAATAACCAGGGTGGTCGCAAAGCGTTCCGCATGCCTGAAACGCAATGTGGGGGCAGTTGTCGTCAAAGAAAAAAGGCTTCTCTCCACAGGATATAACGGCGCCCCTAAAGGCCTTGCTCATTGCGAGGCCGTGGGCTGCATCAGAAAAGAGATGAATATCCCTTCGGGTCAAAGGCATGAGCTGTGCCGCGGACTTCACGCCGAGCAGAACGCAATAATACAAGCAGCCTGGGACGGAGTGAAGATAGAAGGCTCGACACTTTACTGCACGCACCAGCCGTGCGTCATTTGCGTGAAGATGATGATAAACGCGGGGATAAAAAGAGTGGTATTTGAAGGCGATTATCCCGACGACCTTGCGTCAAACATGCTTATAGAGTCAGGGCTTGAGATATCCCGCTTTAAAGAGGTAAAATAG
- a CDS encoding ABC transporter permease: MRFGLSIKKEEKYFDYVGKETLLFFRDFGGICILLWQALTRSFTKKLNIKNVYDQLVRIGNDSIPVSLITAFFVGMVFAVQIATEFTKFGAGRMVGAVMALAIARELAPILTAVVLAGRVGAAIAAEIGTMNVTQQIDAMRALGTNPINYLVVPRFLASVIMFPVLTLFADLIGFIGSFLVSVFLANINPYSYLEATEQFLKTGDILAGLLKAVVFGALVSIIACQMGLNSKNGAKGVGEATTASVVISLITIFVANYFMSVALFK; the protein is encoded by the coding sequence ATGCGTTTCGGCCTGAGCATTAAAAAAGAAGAAAAATATTTCGATTATGTCGGCAAGGAGACTCTCCTGTTCTTCAGGGATTTTGGCGGCATCTGCATCCTTCTATGGCAGGCGCTGACGAGGTCTTTCACTAAAAAGCTGAATATAAAAAATGTGTATGATCAGCTGGTCAGAATAGGCAACGATTCGATCCCCGTTTCACTCATAACGGCATTTTTTGTCGGCATGGTATTTGCTGTGCAGATCGCTACGGAGTTCACAAAGTTCGGCGCAGGCAGGATGGTAGGCGCAGTGATGGCCCTGGCAATCGCAAGGGAACTGGCCCCGATCTTGACGGCAGTGGTCCTGGCGGGGCGCGTGGGCGCGGCGATCGCCGCGGAGATCGGCACGATGAACGTCACTCAGCAGATCGATGCGATGAGAGCCCTGGGAACGAATCCTATAAACTATTTGGTAGTGCCAAGGTTCCTGGCGTCGGTGATAATGTTCCCTGTTCTTACGCTTTTTGCCGACCTGATTGGCTTCATCGGATCTTTTCTTGTCTCTGTATTTCTCGCAAATATCAATCCGTACAGCTATTTAGAAGCTACTGAACAATTCCTTAAGACGGGAGATATCCTGGCAGGGCTGTTGAAAGCTGTCGTGTTCGGTGCTCTCGTCTCGATCATCGCCTGCCAGATGGGGCTCAATTCAAAGAACGGGGCAAAAGGCGTGGGAGAAGCCACCACGGCTTCGGTCGTGATCTCTCTGATAACGATATTTGTGGCGAACTATTTCATGTCAGTGGCATTGTTCAAATGA
- a CDS encoding ASKHA domain-containing protein, with product MANLGLAVDIGSTNIAGFMIDLDKRKDHFSLSIKNSQASHGSDVVSRLTFASQKQDNVKALQKQVVTDLNNLIFALSKRLHINRKRLSKIIVSGNTIMLHLLLGLDISGFLKYPFKSEIKGPVEINAEEIGVVASKKTKLITLSVISPYVGADVVSGILYTGMHKLSGRKLLIDLGTNAEIVLGNKDRLIAASAAAGPAFKGKDIVLGSEIISSVARMLKNGLIDKNGNLKQSKGNPLPLGEGKGEGCKVLSQDDIRSFQLAKGAVRAGIEILMEKYGINLSDVKKILIAGLFGKKIDRQDAITTGLIPSVPRTTVRAIGNSSLGGAKKVLLDPGLLEEVKQIAKTAEPVELSLEKGYQERFIFRINFD from the coding sequence ATGGCTAATCTCGGCCTCGCGGTCGATATCGGCTCGACGAATATCGCCGGTTTCATGATAGACCTTGACAAGAGAAAGGATCATTTTTCTCTGTCGATAAAGAACAGCCAGGCTTCCCACGGATCTGACGTGGTAAGCCGGCTGACTTTCGCTTCTCAAAAACAGGACAATGTCAAAGCCCTTCAAAAACAGGTCGTCACCGATCTTAACAACCTCATTTTTGCTCTTTCAAAAAGACTTCACATCAACAGAAAGCGGCTCAGCAAAATAATCGTTTCAGGCAACACGATAATGCTGCACCTGCTGCTTGGTTTGGATATATCAGGATTTCTGAAATACCCGTTCAAGTCGGAGATCAAAGGTCCTGTTGAAATAAATGCCGAGGAAATCGGAGTAGTCGCTTCAAAAAAAACAAAACTAATAACACTGTCTGTTATTTCACCGTATGTTGGAGCGGATGTCGTTTCCGGGATCTTATACACAGGAATGCATAAGCTTTCCGGCAGGAAGCTGCTGATAGACCTAGGGACAAACGCTGAAATCGTTCTTGGCAACAAAGACCGTTTGATCGCGGCTTCAGCCGCGGCAGGCCCTGCATTTAAAGGGAAAGATATCGTTCTTGGATCGGAGATAATATCATCGGTTGCGAGGATGTTAAAAAACGGACTTATAGATAAAAACGGGAATTTAAAACAATCAAAAGGGAACCCTCTCCCTTTGGGAGAGGGGAAGGGTGAGGGTTGTAAGGTCCTTTCCCAAGACGACATCCGCTCTTTTCAGCTGGCTAAAGGCGCTGTCAGAGCCGGTATCGAAATATTAATGGAAAAATACGGGATCAACCTTTCCGATGTCAAAAAAATACTGATCGCCGGCCTGTTCGGAAAAAAGATCGACAGGCAGGATGCTATTACAACAGGTTTGATCCCTTCAGTCCCAAGAACAACTGTCCGGGCAATAGGCAATTCATCTTTAGGCGGGGCGAAAAAAGTTCTGCTCGACCCCGGATTACTTGAAGAAGTAAAACAGATCGCAAAAACAGCCGAGCCCGTAGAACTTTCTTTGGAAAAAGGTTACCAGGAAAGATTTATTTTCCGTATAAACTTTGATTGA
- a CDS encoding YtxH domain-containing protein has product MGKIKSFLTGGMVGAVIGMLFAPQKGDESRKKLQEESDKWSPKIKEMAAGAKDTAQKTIDKAKEIFGKK; this is encoded by the coding sequence ATGGGTAAGATCAAAAGTTTCCTCACGGGCGGGATGGTCGGAGCGGTGATCGGGATGCTGTTCGCTCCGCAGAAGGGTGACGAGTCCAGAAAAAAGCTCCAGGAAGAAAGCGACAAATGGAGCCCTAAAATAAAAGAGATGGCGGCAGGAGCGAAAGACACCGCGCAAAAGACTATCGATAAAGCCAAGGAAATATTCGGCAAAAAATAA
- a CDS encoding transketolase, translating into MSKEKIKEIEAKANQIKIDIIEMIGRSGSGHPGGSLSISDIVAVLYFEKMRYRSDDPQWEDRDRLVLSKGHAAPAVYSALSLAGFFSRDYLKTLRQIGTSLQGHPDRTSLPGIDMSTGSLGQGLSVAVGMALAAKMDKKEHRIYCIIGDGESQEGQIWEAAMSAGHRKTDNLTVILDHNKLQIDGRVEDIKGLSPVADKWRAFRWNAIDKVDGHDVRALLKAFDEAEKTKGRPTIIIADTVKGKGVSFMEHNVDFHGKAPNKEETEKALSELRCRQ; encoded by the coding sequence ATTTCTAAAGAAAAAATAAAAGAGATCGAGGCGAAAGCCAACCAAATAAAGATAGACATCATAGAGATGATAGGCAGGTCGGGTTCAGGCCATCCCGGCGGTTCTCTTTCTATATCAGATATTGTTGCCGTTCTTTATTTTGAAAAAATGAGGTATAGATCTGACGATCCGCAGTGGGAGGACAGGGACCGCCTGGTCCTTTCCAAAGGCCACGCTGCCCCGGCAGTATATTCCGCGCTTTCGCTTGCAGGTTTTTTTTCGAGGGATTACCTGAAGACATTAAGGCAGATCGGGACATCGCTTCAGGGACATCCGGACAGGACTTCGCTTCCTGGCATTGATATGTCGACAGGATCGCTGGGCCAGGGACTTTCTGTCGCGGTGGGAATGGCGCTGGCGGCAAAAATGGATAAAAAAGAACACAGGATCTACTGCATAATAGGGGACGGTGAATCGCAGGAAGGCCAGATCTGGGAGGCAGCGATGAGCGCCGGCCACAGGAAGACAGATAATCTGACCGTGATACTGGACCACAATAAATTGCAGATCGACGGACGTGTCGAAGATATAAAAGGGCTCTCTCCTGTGGCCGATAAATGGAGGGCTTTCAGGTGGAACGCCATCGACAAAGTAGACGGGCATGACGTGCGGGCGCTGTTAAAAGCGTTCGATGAGGCGGAAAAAACGAAAGGCAGGCCTACGATAATAATCGCGGACACTGTCAAAGGAAAAGGCGTTTCTTTTATGGAACATAACGTGGATTTTCACGGCAAGGCTCCCAACAAGGAAGAGACGGAAAAAGCGCTTTCCGAGCTGAGGTGCCGCCAATGA
- the acpS gene encoding holo-ACP synthase — MIKGIGIDIVEIERIKNAVKRHGDKFLNRVYTSSELSYCKKFSKFRFPELSVRFAAKEAYAKAIGTGMNGIHWRQIEVRNDKKGKPYLKLNGRTVKKAHVTLSHSRDYGVACVVLE, encoded by the coding sequence ATGATAAAAGGGATCGGCATTGATATAGTTGAGATCGAGCGGATAAAGAACGCTGTCAAGCGCCACGGCGATAAATTTCTCAATAGAGTGTACACTTCTTCGGAACTGTCTTATTGCAAAAAGTTCAGCAAGTTCCGGTTTCCCGAGCTGTCGGTGCGCTTCGCGGCAAAAGAAGCGTACGCAAAAGCGATAGGCACGGGGATGAACGGCATCCACTGGAGACAGATAGAGGTGCGCAACGATAAAAAAGGCAAGCCGTATCTTAAGCTCAACGGCAGGACAGTGAAAAAGGCGCACGTCACGCTTTCTCACAGCAGGGATTACGGCGTGGCATGCGTGGTGCTGGAATGA
- a CDS encoding NAD(P)H-hydrate dehydratase, whose amino-acid sequence MRSISTAEMKRIDARAINDLGIPQIVLMENAGLRVMEAIKENYGIPESAVVVCGKGSNGGDAAVIARHLYNSGCDVSVFLAGSKSDLKKGARINFQAAKNIGINIAEITKKTQLEILYDELQNTGIVIDGLFGIGLNSDVKGLHAEIIDLINNNRKRGYKTVSVDIPSGLDSDTGKIRGRCVEADMTVTFHLPKTGMLKNSGPEKSGKIVVGDISIPYTGPRSQDLSLKKIANRRSQTAKNKNLTDIVFVKERLPKRKKDSNKGDNGRVLIIAGSENMAGAAILTSKAALRAGSGSVYLSIPGSIRSNINKAVPEAITYFDLKVSEIKKMKLDAIAVGPGIGQGKREFVKKLIKADLPCPMVIDADGLNSIAGEPKVLLSRTFPTVITPHPGEMARLIKTTASKIQSDRTGNAVRFARKNNVIVVLKGFNTIISDQRGGYFINPTGNPGMASAGAGDVLTGIIVSLIGQGMETFDAAVCGAYIHGLSGDLAAKEKGRIGIIASDIIEAITGALKCVSA is encoded by the coding sequence ATGAGATCGATCTCAACAGCCGAGATGAAACGTATCGATGCCCGGGCCATCAATGACCTCGGCATCCCTCAGATCGTCCTGATGGAAAATGCCGGGTTAAGGGTCATGGAGGCGATAAAAGAAAACTACGGCATCCCGGAAAGCGCTGTAGTCGTATGCGGTAAAGGCAGCAACGGCGGGGACGCCGCCGTTATAGCAAGGCATCTGTACAACAGCGGTTGTGACGTCTCGGTATTTCTCGCCGGTTCTAAAAGCGATCTAAAAAAAGGCGCAAGAATAAACTTTCAGGCAGCCAAAAATATCGGCATCAATATTGCCGAGATAACTAAAAAAACACAGCTCGAGATCCTTTATGATGAGCTTCAAAATACCGGTATAGTGATCGACGGGCTGTTCGGCATAGGCCTCAACAGTGATGTGAAAGGCTTGCACGCCGAGATCATCGATCTGATAAATAATAATAGAAAACGCGGATATAAGACCGTTTCGGTCGATATACCTTCGGGGCTTGATTCTGATACCGGCAAAATAAGAGGACGCTGTGTCGAAGCGGATATGACGGTGACGTTCCACCTGCCGAAAACAGGGATGTTAAAAAACAGCGGACCGGAAAAGTCAGGGAAAATAGTAGTAGGGGATATTTCCATACCTTATACAGGCCCAAGATCACAGGATCTAAGCCTTAAAAAAATCGCAAATCGCAGATCGCAAACCGCAAAAAACAAAAACCTGACAGATATTGTTTTTGTAAAAGAAAGACTTCCGAAGAGAAAAAAGGATTCAAATAAAGGAGATAACGGACGGGTACTGATAATCGCCGGATCAGAAAACATGGCCGGAGCGGCGATCCTGACGTCAAAGGCCGCTTTAAGGGCAGGCTCCGGATCAGTATATTTATCTATACCCGGATCGATCCGGTCGAATATAAATAAAGCAGTACCTGAAGCTATAACTTATTTTGACCTTAAGGTCTCCGAAATTAAAAAGATGAAATTAGATGCGATCGCCGTCGGTCCCGGTATAGGCCAGGGGAAAAGAGAGTTTGTAAAAAAACTTATTAAAGCCGACCTGCCTTGTCCCATGGTGATCGATGCTGACGGTCTGAACTCGATTGCCGGCGAGCCGAAGGTCCTTCTTTCAAGGACATTCCCGACCGTAATAACTCCGCATCCCGGAGAAATGGCAAGGCTAATAAAGACGACCGCTTCAAAAATCCAGTCTGACAGGACAGGCAATGCTGTGAGGTTTGCAAGAAAAAACAATGTCATCGTAGTGTTAAAAGGTTTTAATACTATTATTTCCGACCAGAGAGGCGGATATTTTATTAATCCCACGGGAAACCCCGGAATGGCTTCCGCGGGCGCGGGAGATGTTCTGACCGGGATCATCGTCTCGTTGATAGGGCAGGGGATGGAGACATTTGATGCGGCCGTATGCGGGGCTTATATACACGGCTTGTCCGGCGACCTGGCGGCGAAAGAAAAAGGCAGGATAGGTATCATAGCTTCTGATATAATTGAGGCAATAACGGGAGCTTTAAAATGCGTTTCGGCCTGA
- the argS gene encoding arginine--tRNA ligase — protein MRERIIEIIRSATGINEIDLEVPKEKKFGDFSTNIAMSAAKLQGKNSRETANDFKKKIEDNDKQNLIKKVEIAGPGFINLFINDAEINAGLNGIIREGGAYGANNTGNGKKVLIEFVSANPTGPLHIGHGRWAVIGSSLAEILKANGYSVETEFYVNNIGRQVDLLVESVLSSVKDLEIPEGGYGGSYVKDIAEEIKKEAPEDVKQYIFDRIICGQKQTLLDAGVEFDNWFFENTLHENGAVAKTIERLKKNDMTYEKDGAVWFRSEQFGDDKDRVLVRENGEPTYFTADIAYHSDKFKRGYDLLINVWGTDHHGYVKRLQSAMEALKLPSHRLEIIIGQLVTLYRGKEPVRMSKRTGEMITLKEVIDEIGCDAARFFLLMTGADTHMDFDLELAKKRSLDNPVYYIQYAYARICNILKNSVVPVPQPEQADLSLLKEEAERDIILKLTEYPKELEEAAKAMQPHHLVRYLRQVASLFHSYYHKCRVICEDKEVMKARLLLIESTRIVLLNVLKLLKVSAPERM, from the coding sequence ATGCGGGAAAGAATAATAGAAATCATAAGGTCTGCAACTGGGATAAACGAAATCGACCTGGAGGTCCCGAAAGAAAAAAAATTCGGGGACTTTTCGACGAATATCGCGATGTCGGCCGCAAAATTACAGGGTAAAAATTCCAGAGAGACGGCAAACGACTTTAAGAAAAAAATAGAAGATAATGATAAACAAAACCTCATTAAAAAAGTAGAAATTGCCGGCCCCGGCTTTATTAATCTGTTCATCAATGATGCCGAAATAAATGCCGGGCTTAACGGGATAATCAGAGAAGGCGGCGCGTACGGGGCAAATAATACAGGCAACGGTAAAAAGGTCCTGATAGAGTTTGTCAGCGCCAATCCGACGGGGCCTCTTCATATAGGCCACGGCAGGTGGGCGGTGATCGGGAGCTCGCTGGCAGAAATACTAAAGGCGAACGGATACAGCGTAGAAACAGAGTTTTATGTCAACAATATCGGCCGGCAGGTGGATCTTTTGGTGGAATCGGTGCTTTCATCAGTAAAAGATCTTGAGATTCCTGAGGGAGGGTACGGCGGAAGTTATGTCAAGGATATAGCGGAAGAAATTAAAAAGGAAGCTCCTGAAGATGTCAAACAATATATCTTTGACAGGATCATATGCGGGCAGAAACAGACTCTCCTTGACGCAGGGGTGGAGTTTGACAACTGGTTCTTTGAGAACACGCTCCACGAGAACGGAGCTGTCGCAAAGACGATAGAGCGTCTGAAGAAGAACGATATGACTTACGAAAAAGACGGTGCCGTCTGGTTCAGGTCAGAGCAGTTCGGGGATGACAAGGACAGGGTCCTTGTGAGGGAGAACGGGGAGCCTACATACTTTACGGCTGATATAGCGTATCACAGCGATAAGTTCAAAAGAGGCTATGACCTTCTCATCAATGTGTGGGGCACCGACCATCACGGTTATGTGAAAAGACTGCAGTCGGCGATGGAAGCCCTGAAGCTGCCCAGCCACAGGCTGGAAATAATAATCGGCCAGCTTGTGACCCTTTACCGGGGAAAAGAACCTGTCAGGATGTCAAAAAGGACCGGCGAGATGATAACCCTTAAAGAAGTGATAGATGAGATCGGCTGCGACGCGGCAAGGTTCTTCCTTCTGATGACGGGGGCGGACACGCACATGGACTTTGACCTGGAGCTGGCCAAGAAAAGATCTCTGGACAATCCGGTATACTATATCCAGTACGCTTACGCGAGGATATGCAATATCCTGAAGAACAGCGTTGTCCCGGTCCCTCAACCTGAGCAGGCAGATCTCAGCCTTTTGAAAGAAGAAGCCGAAAGGGATATCATCCTGAAACTGACGGAGTATCCCAAAGAGCTTGAAGAAGCGGCAAAGGCGATGCAGCCGCACCATCTCGTAAGGTATTTAAGGCAGGTCGCTTCCCTTTTTCATTCCTATTACCACAAGTGCAGGGTGATATGCGAGGACAAAGAGGTCATGAAAGCAAGGCTTCTTTTGATAGAATCCACTCGAATAGTGCTCTTAAACGTGTTAAAATTATTAAAAGTTTCGGCACCTGAAAGGATGTAA
- the pheA gene encoding prephenate dehydratase, with protein sequence MTKKIGYLGPEGTFSEEAGQVYLKKLETKADLVPMPTFHDVLFAVDREEVDEGIVPVENSIEGTVGVVQDMLAKEVDLKIKGEIILPVHQSLMAKKDITLSEIKEVISFTQPIEQCRTWLRKNLPHAKIRFSSSTSEAARTAASSAEEGIAAIGSSGSAKIYGLKVLLKDITDYSDNATRFIVLSKTDHKPTGSDKTSIVFSVIADKPGGLFAVLGEFASRGINLTKIESRPSKKALGDYFFFVDMEGHRKDKMISEAVSDITNKVAFLKILGSYPKGGA encoded by the coding sequence ATGACAAAGAAGATAGGCTACCTGGGGCCTGAAGGTACGTTTTCCGAAGAAGCGGGGCAGGTATATTTAAAAAAACTTGAAACTAAAGCCGACCTGGTGCCGATGCCTACTTTCCATGATGTCTTATTTGCCGTTGACAGGGAAGAGGTTGACGAGGGGATAGTCCCTGTAGAGAACTCGATCGAAGGTACTGTCGGCGTCGTGCAGGATATGCTCGCGAAAGAAGTGGACCTGAAGATCAAAGGCGAGATCATACTGCCGGTGCATCAAAGCTTGATGGCAAAAAAAGATATCACGCTATCTGAAATAAAGGAAGTGATATCGTTCACCCAGCCGATCGAACAGTGCAGGACGTGGCTGAGGAAAAATCTGCCGCACGCAAAGATCCGGTTTTCGTCCAGCACTTCGGAAGCGGCAAGAACAGCGGCTTCCTCCGCGGAGGAAGGGATCGCGGCAATAGGTTCATCGGGATCCGCTAAGATCTACGGGTTAAAAGTGCTTCTGAAGGACATCACGGATTACAGCGATAATGCGACCAGGTTCATCGTGCTTTCAAAGACCGACCATAAACCGACGGGCAGTGACAAGACATCAATAGTGTTTTCTGTGATCGCCGATAAGCCGGGAGGCCTTTTTGCCGTGCTTGGCGAGTTCGCGTCAAGGGGGATAAACCTGACCAAGATCGAGTCACGCCCCTCCAAGAAAGCGCTCGGGGATTACTTTTTCTTTGTCGACATGGAGGGACACCGTAAGGACAAAATGATATCCGAAGCGGTCTCCGATATTACGAATAAAGTGGCGTTCCTGAAGATACTGGGTTCTTATCCAAAAGGGGGTGCGTGA
- a CDS encoding YtxH domain-containing protein — MSGRSRLSFGGFFLGAAVAGAVAALFTPFSGKELREKVKEKVDEAKKGCGDTAEDIRHNSDEAISGTISSIEEGINRLTEAITEAQKAAEEKREELTGGEQ, encoded by the coding sequence ATGTCCGGCAGAAGCAGGCTTTCTTTTGGCGGATTCTTTCTCGGGGCTGCGGTCGCGGGCGCCGTCGCGGCGCTTTTTACGCCTTTTTCGGGTAAAGAATTGCGGGAAAAAGTAAAAGAAAAGGTAGACGAGGCAAAAAAAGGATGCGGCGACACGGCCGAGGACATCAGGCATAACAGCGATGAAGCAATAAGCGGCACTATCAGTTCCATAGAGGAAGGCATAAACAGGCTGACAGAAGCCATAACCGAAGCACAGAAAGCTGCCGAGGAAAAGCGGGAAGAATTAACCGGAGGTGAACAATGA
- a CDS encoding branched-chain amino acid transaminase has translation MKECFFEGNFVPFEKANISIMTHAFNYGTAVFEGIRGYWNPEKKQKFILKLSEHYERLLRSCRVIRIESKYSLRELCDITIDLVRRNNYREDIYIRPLAYKSTKKIGLGLVGVEDDLCIFLSPFGDYLDISKGIRVCTSSWRRLDDMAIPTRAKITGSYINSSLAKSEAIEGGFEEAIMLSHDGHVSEGSGENIFMVRDGKLITPVVTDNILEGITRGCIIQLAKDKLGIDVIERSVDRSELYIADELFFVGTGAQVSPIIEVDRRVVGNGQMGPMTSKLQKAYFAAARGDDHTYKDWITPVY, from the coding sequence ATGAAAGAATGTTTTTTTGAAGGAAATTTCGTCCCTTTTGAGAAGGCGAACATCTCGATAATGACGCACGCGTTCAATTACGGCACCGCGGTCTTTGAAGGAATACGCGGATACTGGAACCCCGAAAAGAAACAGAAATTCATACTGAAGCTTTCAGAGCATTACGAGCGTCTTTTAAGGTCGTGCAGGGTCATCAGGATAGAATCAAAATACTCCCTCAGGGAACTTTGCGACATAACGATCGACCTAGTCAGAAGGAATAATTACAGAGAAGATATCTATATCAGGCCTTTAGCATATAAATCAACGAAAAAAATAGGCCTCGGGCTTGTCGGGGTCGAAGATGACCTGTGCATATTCCTGTCACCTTTCGGCGACTACCTTGATATCTCCAAGGGCATACGCGTCTGCACCTCTTCGTGGAGAAGGCTGGATGATATGGCGATACCGACGCGGGCAAAGATAACAGGGTCTTATATCAATTCTTCCCTGGCGAAATCGGAAGCGATCGAAGGCGGGTTCGAGGAAGCTATAATGCTCTCGCATGACGGGCACGTCTCCGAGGGCAGCGGCGAGAATATTTTTATGGTCAGGGACGGAAAGCTTATAACACCGGTAGTCACCGACAATATCCTTGAAGGCATCACAAGAGGCTGTATAATACAGCTTGCAAAGGATAAGCTCGGGATAGATGTCATTGAGCGGTCGGTCGACAGGTCGGAGTTATATATTGCCGATGAACTTTTCTTTGTCGGCACAGGCGCTCAGGTCTCTCCGATCATAGAGGTCGACAGGCGTGTCGTCGGAAACGGCCAGATGGGCCCCATGACATCAAAACTGCAGAAAGCCTATTTTGCCGCTGCAAGAGGGGACGACCATACATATAAAGACTGGATCACGCCGGTATATTGA